One window of the Procambarus clarkii isolate CNS0578487 chromosome 89, FALCON_Pclarkii_2.0, whole genome shotgun sequence genome contains the following:
- the LOC138349510 gene encoding uncharacterized protein has protein sequence MAPMLNSSRHQLWPTLEWTRPRSCGEEKSTLNCKRVLVFLTEATTRAIMIGDCDLVLLVIYGKKVQWPVGPPGQRGAGVGSVSTITSDTPLPQIWKICNIVGPSDITSGTVAEQSLEVLNATESSIVVRIRGPKILMGKSNFSPEFEGVNCLTF, from the exons ATGGCACCCATGCTAAACAGCAGCCGGCACCAACTCTGGCCGACGTTGGAGTGGACAAGACCCAGATCCTGTGGGGAGGAAAAGTCTACACTAAACTGTAAAAG GGTGTTGGTTTTTCTCACTGAAGCTACCACTCGTGCAATTATGATTGGTGATTGTGACTTAGTCCTCCTCGTGATCTACGGCAAG AAAGTGCAGTGGCCTGTTGGACCACCTGGACAGCGAGGCGCGGGAGTTGGaagtgtttccaccattacgtcagatactcctctgccgcagatttgGAAGATTTGCAATATTGTGG GTCCTTCCGACATAACTTCAGGAACAGTTGCAGAACAATCGCTGGAAGTGTTAAATGCTACAGAAAGTAGCATAGTTGTCAGAATTAGAGGGCCAAA AATATTGATGGGAAAGTCGAACTTCAGCCCTGAGTTTGAAGGTGTTAATTGCTTGACATTCTGA